In the Bacillota bacterium genome, GTCAGGACATCGAGGACACTGCGATGGCGGACCAGGAACTCCCCTACGGCTTGCTGGAACTCGTCACTGAGCAGGTCCTTCATACGACGAGTACCCCTCCCACGCAGGCGCCTTCTAATTCCAAACGAGCCTGGCATGATCATAATGGGAGCCCGAAACCATTATCAATCAAGGCTTGACCGGTCTTCATCAAGGCCCGGCACGGACTTCAGCCAACGAAAAAGGCCACACCGAAAGCGCGGCCTCACCGGCCTGTGGACGTGAGGGGATTCGAACCCCTGACCTCTCGGATGCGAACCGAACGCTCTCCCAACTGAGCTACACGCCCTTTTTAAAGACCGCCGGGCGCATTTTCGGACCTACCGGCGGCGAGATAAATTGTATCTCACCCAGCGAGAGTCGTCAAGTTGCACACCCCATCCTCCAGCCTTATGCGATGGCCTTTTTGCCGCCGCGAGCGATTGCCTGATAATCCCGCTTCTGGAAATCGACCGGTCGGCGAGGATCTCGGGGCGGCAGAGCTCGGCGGTGACCGACCCGTTCCGCCAAAAACCTATGTTCCGCCAAAAACCCTTGACAACGGTTGTCGACGGTGATACAATACCACTTTCTTGACTAACCGCTTGAATTGTGGTATTCTATTTCCATGGTCGCGGCTCTTTACCGTCGTTGTCGAGTGAGGTGGTTTCGGTGTTCAACGTAGGGGACAAGGTCGTTTACCCCATGCACGGTGCGGGCATCATCGAGGCCATCGAGGAGAAAGAGGTTCTCGGGGCCACCCAACGATACTATATCATGCGCCTGCCGATCGGGGAAATGAAGGTCATGATCCCCACCGATAACGTGATTGAAATCGGGCTTAGGGAGATCATCACCGAGGAGGAAGTCCAGAAGGTCTTTGAGATCCTGCGGGCCCAGAAGAGCAAGATGTCGACCAACTGGAACCGACGCTACCGGGCCAACATGGAGAAGATCAAGAGCGGCGATGTTTACGAAGTCGCCGAGGTAGTCCGCAACCTGACCCTCCGGGACAAAGAGAAGGGTCTCTCCACGGGAGAGCGTAAAATGCTTGAAAATGCCAGGCAGATCCTGGTTTCGGAGCTGGTCCTGGCCAAGGGGATCGATGAGGAAGCCGCCCTGATGATCCTCGAGGAACTGTTCGAGGAATAGGACGCCGGACAAGCCCGGCGTCCTGATTTTATTTCCCCTGCCCTGACTTTGGCCGCCCCGCCGGCGGCCTTTTCCGGCCGCCCGGCGGACAAGCGTTCGACCTTTCCTTGAAAACCCCTTGTTGGGTGGCTTATAATGGTCCTCGGAACCGAACATTGCATGAAGGAGGTGAAATGGTGAGGCGTTTGATCCGCGTCCTGTTGACTCTGATGGGTCTGGCTGTGGGCTTCATAATTAGTTACTACGTGATCCAATCGCACCCGTTTGGAGAGTTGACCGGAATCGGCATCGGCGACCCGATCGGCAAGACGACGATCCTCGTGATCACGTTGGCTTTCGGGTTCATCGGCCTGGTCGTCGCACCCCGGCTCATCCGAGGGGTCTCTGAGGCGGCCAATTGGGCTGAGAGCAGGCTTCAGAGGCTTCCCATGGCCGAACTCCTGTCCGGGACCATCGGCCTGATCCTTGGGCTCTTGGTGGCTATCTTGCTGGGGCAGGCCTTCGCCAAGATACCCTTGGTGGGCTCGCTCATCTCCACAGTGGGCAGCCTGATCCTGGGTTATCTCGGGGTGATGGTCTTCTCCCGGAAGCGGGAGGACTTCGCCGGGCTGTTCGGGTTCGCGCGGGCCCGCGAACGTTCGGCCAAGGACCGTTCGGTCCAGCCAAAGATCCTCGACACCAACGTCATCATCGACGGTCGCGTCGCCGATATCTGCAAGAGCGGGTTTATCGAGGGACCCATCGTCATCCCCGGGTTCGTCCTCGAGGAACTCCGACATATCGCCGATTCCTCCGATCTGCTCAAGCGCAACCGAGGCCGCCGCGGCCTCGACGTCCTCAACCGGATCCAAAAAGAGCTCAACATCCACGTCCAGGTCCACGAACGCGACCCATGGGGCGACCTCGAGGTCGATTCTAAGCTCGTGCAACTGGCTAAGGTCCTGGAGGGGAAGATCGTCACCAACGACTTCAACCTCAACAAGGTGGCCGAGTTGCAGGGCATACCGGTACTGAACATCAATGAACTGGCCAACGCGGTCAAGCCGGTGGTCCTCCCGGGTGAGGAGATGTCGGTCCACATCATCAAGGACGGCAAGGAATCCGGGCAGGGGGTCGGCTATCTCGATGACGGCACGATGATCGTTGTCGACGGCGGCAAGCGGCACATCGGCGACACCATCGGGGTCATGGTCACCAGCGTCCTTCAGACCGCGGCCGGTCGGATGATCTTCGCCAAGCCGAAGGCCAGCGAGAGGGCGATGTCTTGAAGCCTGCCGGCCGGACCGTCGCGGTGGTCGTGGCCGCCGGCCGGGGAAGCCGGATGGGTGGCCAGGTCAAT is a window encoding:
- a CDS encoding CarD family transcriptional regulator, with the protein product MFNVGDKVVYPMHGAGIIEAIEEKEVLGATQRYYIMRLPIGEMKVMIPTDNVIEIGLREIITEEEVQKVFEILRAQKSKMSTNWNRRYRANMEKIKSGDVYEVAEVVRNLTLRDKEKGLSTGERKMLENARQILVSELVLAKGIDEEAALMILEELFEE
- a CDS encoding PIN/TRAM domain-containing protein produces the protein MVRRLIRVLLTLMGLAVGFIISYYVIQSHPFGELTGIGIGDPIGKTTILVITLAFGFIGLVVAPRLIRGVSEAANWAESRLQRLPMAELLSGTIGLILGLLVAILLGQAFAKIPLVGSLISTVGSLILGYLGVMVFSRKREDFAGLFGFARARERSAKDRSVQPKILDTNVIIDGRVADICKSGFIEGPIVIPGFVLEELRHIADSSDLLKRNRGRRGLDVLNRIQKELNIHVQVHERDPWGDLEVDSKLVQLAKVLEGKIVTNDFNLNKVAELQGIPVLNINELANAVKPVVLPGEEMSVHIIKDGKESGQGVGYLDDGTMIVVDGGKRHIGDTIGVMVTSVLQTAAGRMIFAKPKASERAMS